A window of Fibrobacter sp. UWR2 genomic DNA:
AATCCACCTTGCCCTGACTCAGCAAGTCGGCAACGAAGTCGTTACGCTCCAGGTTCGCCGATTGTCCATCGAGAATCACGGCCCAGGTGGCATGTTCGAATTCGTCGTCTACAACAAGCCACTTGCCACTCTTGGTGACGGCTACGTAAAGGAGTGCCATGCAACATACGACAATGGCCGCGGCTGTGCCCCAGAATTTCTTGCGTCCCTTGCGCGGGTTCTTGTCATTCATCAGAATCTTGGACATCTCTTCACTCCTTGGTTATGCCTTCCGGTAAAGGACGGCGTTTTCTCCGTCGGAATAGTATTTTTCGCGTTTCGCGTACGCTTCGAATCCATGCTTCTCGTAGAAGCGGCGCGCCTTTTCGTTTCCTTCGCGCACCTCGAGGAACATTCGGTCTCCGCTTGCAAAATCAAGCCTCGAGAGCCCCTCGTTCAGGAGGGCAGAACCGATTCCTGTGCGCTGCTGCTCGGGGCTTGCGGCGATGCTCAGGAGTTCGGAATCCGGACCCATCAGGTGGAATACGGCGTAGCCATCGATTCTGTTATTTTGTTCAAAAACAACGCACAGCGCATAACTTGCGTGTATTTCGGCGAGGAACTGCCGTTCGTTCCATTCCTGGAATGCGAGCGCATTCTGTATCGCAAAAACTTGCGGGAGGTCGGATTCCTTCATTTTGCGAATAGACATATCCTTTCGACCTGTCCTAGTTCCGGGCCTTTTGTCAGGCCTTGAGTTTCTCAAAATACGAGGGCTGTATGTAATTCGCCTCTTGTATGAGCGACGGCTTGACGCTGTCGAACAGCGGAGCCCAGCGGTCAAGGGGGAGGCCCGTATCACGCATCATGCTTGCCCCGAGTTTTTCGAACACGGCCTTGAGGGCTTCGTCTGCAAGGGCTGCATCATCTGCGACTACAGTCTTGACGCAGGCCTTTTCGAGGAGTTCGATTACTTCGGGCGTTTCGATGAACTTTTCTTCGCCGTTGAGCCTCAGGTACCAGAACCCAGTGCGGGCACGGATAACGACTGCAGCCACGGCGCTTTCCGCTCCGGCGAAGCATTGCAGTGCCTGCAACGTGGTAACCCCGTAAAGGTCGCGCTTGCCGCTAAAGCAGAGCCCCTGGCAGAACGCCACTCCGGTGCGGAGGCCGCTGAACGAGCCCGGCCCAAGCGTTACCATCACACGCTTCACGTCATCGAGTGTCGCGCCCACGCGCTTCAGGAGCGTGTCGAGCGATTCCCCGAGAATTTCCCCGCGGGCTTCCGTGTTCACGATTTCTTCGTAAACGCGTGCACCGTCGGGCGCATTGCCTGCGACCGCCATCGAGATTCCCTTTCGGGAAGTATCTACGTATAAATCAATCGTCATCTCTTGATTGCGATGCTCTTGTCAATAATCATGTCGATGAGCTGGCTATACGTGATGCCGTTGCAGGCTGCCTGCTGCGGCAAGAGCGAAGTCGGAGTCATGCCCGGGAGCGTGTTCGTCTCGATGGCGAAGAGTTCACCATCCTTCGTGATACGCACGTCTGTACGGCTGTAGCCTGCGCCACCGAGGGCGTAGTGGGCGTTCTTCACGAGTTCCTGGATGCGCTTGGTCAGGTCTTCCGGGAATTCCGCCGGCGTCACTTCCTTGCATTCGCCGTTGTACTTGGCTTCGAAGTCGAAGTATTCACGCGTCGTCATGCGCATCTCGGTGGGCGGAAGCGGCTTTTCGCCTTCGATGTAGCCGCAGCTCGCTTCGCCGCCGGCAATGAATTTTTCGCAGAGAAGGCGGTTGGAATCCTTGAACAGGTCCTGCACAATCTTGCCGGCCTCGTCCATGTCCTTAGCGATACCGATACCGATGGAAGAACCGCCCAGCGGGTCCTTGATTACGAGCGGGAACCCGAGTTCGTCGGCGACGCTCACGAGCGTATCGCCCGTAAAGTCGTGCTTCCAGATCACGCGGTACGGCGGGGTCGGGATGCCGTTTGCGCGGTAGATTTCCTTGGACTTGACCTTGTCCATCGCAAGTGCCGAGGCAAGGAGCCCACAACCCGTATACGGGATACCCCAGTTTTCGAGCAGGGCCTGAATGTGGCCATCTTCGCCCCATTTGCCGTGGAGGGCCAAAAATGCGATGTCGGCGGCCGGGAGTTCGGAGAGGGCGGGAGACTTCTTGGTGCAGGCGGCCGAGCCTTCGAGGCTACGGAAGTAGTTGACCGAGAAGTTGTCCTTTTGGTACGGGGAAAGTTCGCGGGCGGACCAGTGCCAGGTGCCGTCCTTGTCGATAAGAACCGGGTGGATATTGTAGCGTTCCGGGTTCATGGCGCGGACAACACCGGTGCCACTCACTACGGAAACATCGTGTTCGGTGGACGGGCCACCCATCAGGACCAATACGCGTAAGCGGGACATAAAAACCTCTTTGTGAAACTTATGCTTGAATTATAGTAAAAACGCCGGTACGAGGCCGACGCCAAGGAACCATATTGAGGATTGTTTATTGTGAAAATTGTAGTTTATAAAGTAACGGGTGATACGATGAAGACTGGGTTCATAATGCTGTTGATGAAGCCGTCGAACGGAATATTTTCATGCGATGAATTGTCGCTTCCCCTTACCAGCG
This region includes:
- the rimI gene encoding ribosomal protein S18-alanine N-acetyltransferase; amino-acid sequence: MSIRKMKESDLPQVFAIQNALAFQEWNERQFLAEIHASYALCVVFEQNNRIDGYAVFHLMGPDSELLSIAASPEQQRTGIGSALLNEGLSRLDFASGDRMFLEVREGNEKARRFYEKHGFEAYAKREKYYSDGENAVLYRKA
- the tsaB gene encoding tRNA (adenosine(37)-N6)-threonylcarbamoyltransferase complex dimerization subunit type 1 TsaB, translating into MTIDLYVDTSRKGISMAVAGNAPDGARVYEEIVNTEARGEILGESLDTLLKRVGATLDDVKRVMVTLGPGSFSGLRTGVAFCQGLCFSGKRDLYGVTTLQALQCFAGAESAVAAVVIRARTGFWYLRLNGEEKFIETPEVIELLEKACVKTVVADDAALADEALKAVFEKLGASMMRDTGLPLDRWAPLFDSVKPSLIQEANYIQPSYFEKLKA
- a CDS encoding D-alanine--D-alanine ligase, whose protein sequence is MSRLRVLVLMGGPSTEHDVSVVSGTGVVRAMNPERYNIHPVLIDKDGTWHWSARELSPYQKDNFSVNYFRSLEGSAACTKKSPALSELPAADIAFLALHGKWGEDGHIQALLENWGIPYTGCGLLASALAMDKVKSKEIYRANGIPTPPYRVIWKHDFTGDTLVSVADELGFPLVIKDPLGGSSIGIGIAKDMDEAGKIVQDLFKDSNRLLCEKFIAGGEASCGYIEGEKPLPPTEMRMTTREYFDFEAKYNGECKEVTPAEFPEDLTKRIQELVKNAHYALGGAGYSRTDVRITKDGELFAIETNTLPGMTPTSLLPQQAACNGITYSQLIDMIIDKSIAIKR